The window ATATTCCATTCAGATACTAAAATAAAGAACCCTCTGCACAACTCTCTCAAACCACCCCGACATAGGCGAAGCTCTTTATCATCCAGCCTCAATCCAATAACTCCAGGAAACtacaaaatcatcatcatttgtATTACTATAAAATATGCCTTGGCACTACGAAGGCTTTCTGCCCAAATCTTCCCAACCAAGCCTCTTTACCTCCTCGGCTCCTCCAATCATTTAAGCCATCCATCCCTCCTTAAAAAAGCAACAATCACATTTCACGGGGCTACTGGACATTTTACTATATTTCTCTATTACCTTTCACTTGACACCATAATGTAAACCCGATGCTGACCCCATTTCAACTAAAATATGGTAGAACACAAGCAGTTTAAGACTTATATCATCCATCGATTGTcaggaaaataaaatttatttatatatctaCAAATGAGATAATGTCTATTTGAGTGGCCTCATTGTATGTTAACAATGCAATTCTATAAACCTATTCTTGTTTCATCCACTAACTAATATCCTGCATAAAATATCTATAAAACCAAGTAGTTTctaaaagataataataataataaaaacaacaacaacaacagaGCATTATTCATGTCAGAACTACTTACTTTAGAGCTGCTTCAGCACTTTCAGTGGTAACATTGTCGTCAGTTGCATCACGATTCAATATCCCTAAATCAAAGTATTTTACGTCCAAATTCAAATAAGGAAATATAAGCTGCAATTAAACAAACAAGTATTAACATTATTAACAATTCTTTTTATTGGccaaattattaataattcttgaaatgtgaaaaaaaaaagctttcaaaACAAATCACGAAATGGATAAccatactttttcttttatcatacTCCAAATAATCCTCGTCATTTCATCACCTAATTATcagaaaagcaaaaaaggaAACAATAATTAAGCAATTCAAcaatactaaaattaaatagaaaaataaaaataaaacaagcagaaaatataattCCAAAACGTTCTCATTTGGCGCCGTTTTTACCGTCCATTTCGACGATCGGATTCTGAACTTGAACTCGATCGAATCCAGTGGAAGAAGCGAAACACCGAAGTGAAACGGCGCGAGGGAAGTGAGAGGAGAAAACGACTCGGTTGCCGAGAGCTCCATTGCTGAAGTGcctagaagaagaaaagaaaagagagctagggtttttgtttctGAGACCGAGAAtcgaagaagaagatgaagaagaaaatgaggaagCGAGCATGGTAGAGCCAGGTGGAGACGAGAGAGCGCGGAGTCGGAGAGGAAGTTTTAGCATTTTCCTTTACTGTGCGTTTAAATGACGCTCTCGTTTTAAAGAGAGTGGTTTGCCGTTTTGGATGTTGGTTTATGCTTTACATATTTTGGCTTGTTTGGAATGAGAAATGTCAAAGGGCGGCCTCATCATGGGCTCTGCATTTCAATATCGGGTATTGTGATCGAACGGCTAGGATGGAACGAGTATTTTAAtcgaataaaaaaattgactaCTTGCTTgattaacttaaaattcaattaatcaGACATACGAATTTTTAAGtatattcataaattttattttttaagatttagGGTACTTGTTCATCACGGGTTTGGTTAATAGTCTTAGGATACTCACCGATTAAACtcgattataaataataatttttaatattaaattttaatttatatattattttttatttataaattttttataattaatgtaatatttattagaattttttaattattataaatatgatttaaaaatttaatttttgtataaattaattttaacttattaatttaattttcataaataatatacataaaaattaaatctaaatttattttaatcgaGTATGTAACGGATGTGAATATTTAATGAGTAATattctaaatatttatatatagattcgaataacaattcaaaaatttaatcagGTATTTATAAAGTTTGAATACTTCATCAAATAACAAGATTCGAATTAAAATGTctcaaaaaaattactatgtaaataatttttgagtTACTTGTATTCTATTTGTTAAATATTTGAACTTAGACTTGTTAATTATCAagtgaaattcaaaattaaataacataaataaatagttGAGCATagtttaactatttttaatattgGGTTCGAGTTATTTACAAGcctgattaaaatttaaaatttttttaaatataattaatatatattgtataaataataataataattcatttacatattaaaattttattcaagtttttaaatttgaattaaactCAAACTTTAGTCAAGTTGGGGATCAATCTTTGCTTAATTTGACAATAACAAAGTCAAGTAAATTTGAGTCAATCTTTATTTAAGAGATACATGTACTTATTACTAAACTAAATACAATATAAACTAATACTTTCTCTGTTTCAAATTTGatattcattattatttttaattcgTTTAAACTATGTCTTGTTACTAACACTTacatattttacttttttaatgttctatattataattattattattatattttgacattaaaattatcgtttatcaatattataaaaaaaatttaaaattattttttatttttgtgccAAGCCAAAAGTagatattcaatttaaaacaagGGAGATGAGGAATTTTGCaatttttaagaatattttataattcattAACTCAAAAGGATAACATTTATAAATGTATTGTTTAGAGAAGTATTTTATAGAATGAAGTTTTGAGAATTGGAATTTGATGagataaaaagaattataaaagaaaattagtgaTGTTAgggataaaaaaataaaaaaaatgagaaaactaTGCCGTACGGGTGTTATTAGGTTCGTAAAAATGTATAGATATTACTAATAATATGAAAAAgtctaaaaatatattttaaatatgagTAATTATGGATAgggttaaaaaaattacctataaaaagaaaacataataaaTGTTGATAacttaatataaaattgagGAATTTGAGCCTTCCaaattttttcattgaaatttcaagaattttgacaatttcaatttttatttttccaaataaaataattttattttaaaatttatagaaTTTCTCTtcaaataaaattgttttttttttaaatccctTGTCCAAACGCAcccttaaaaaaatataaatgtaaaacttaaaaatttttacttttatcgTCCATGACCAAATATAGAAAGGGGAATGATTCTCTTTTGGCCAAAATGGTAACCGTCAAAAATAACGCACAAAAATTTTGTGCTCAAAATGGTAAAATACATCTCATTACACCAAATCAAATCCTAAAACCCTTTCCCTCTCTCCCTTAAACCCTAAACTTCCCCAAACGAAAATCAGAATCATCATTTCTTCCTCCAGTGGCAATGTCCTCACTAGCTATCAAAGCTCGAGCCAAAGCCAACCCACTCCTAACATGGCGAGCCCTCCGTTTCCGCACCATCTGCAGCGGCGGTCTCGGTTTCGCCACGTCTGAGTCCGACCCACCTTACCCACCAGTGGCAGGGACCAAGTTTCTTGAGTCATTTAAAGAAGAGTTCGAAATTGGATCCAGGGTAATTTCACTTGAAACCGGTAAAATTGCTCGTTTTGCTAATGGGGCTGTCGTTTTGGGCATGGAAGAGACCAAAGTTTTGTCCACTATTGCCGCCGGTAAAGGCGACGCTGTTCGAGATTTTTTACCCCTCACTGTAAGTTATATACTCAATCTTCTCTTTTGATATGGGGTAATTTggattttatgtattttagcTTTCATTTGACGCGAAATGTAATGTTGGCTCATTGTTATAACAGTATATTTATTCCAATATCAAGATTTCAAGGTTGCTTAATTAGTTAGTATATTTATTGGTGAAGAATGCTTCGAATGATGGGACGAGAGTAAGAATAATTTGAGGCTTTTAAAAGGTTATGAATGCTGGCTTTCTAAGATTGCCGTTGGTTGctattcttaatttttgctttttgcttcGTTAAAAGTTGTCATATAAAGTAGAGTAAACATTAGAAAGTAAAATCATGATGAACAAATGACTAGAATGTGACTCCAAATTAACACAATTGTCGTATAAATGTAAAACCATGCATTTCTctatttagaaaaattcatttttagttctttaaaatattttctgcATTTGTAACTAGACACACTTTTTACCTTTTGATTTTGaagcaaaaagaagaagcaaaaTAACGACAAAATGGACTTTATTAAGTCTCTATTGGTTTTCATTTGGATTTTGTTGGTAGATTCATTTTCTTGGATGATAGACACCTCTTGTTTGTATGTTAGATTTATTACTATGTGGTCTTAATGGGTTTTCCTTCTTATAAGGTTGATTATCAAGAGAAGCAATTTGCTCAAGGTGTCATTCCAAATACATTCATGCGGAGGGAGGGTGCTCCAAAAGAACGTGAACTTTTGTGTGGTCGCCTCATTGATAGGCCCATACGGCCTCTTTTTCCTGCTGGTTTTTACCATGAGATCCAGGTCTGATGTTACTTCTCAGATTCAAATGTGTGCATGTATATGTATTTCAGAATTTCATTTGATTGATCTTGTCTGATTTAATAGGTAATGGCAAGTGTTCTTTCTTCTGATGGAAAACAAGATCCAGATGTGATGGCAGCTAATGCGACATCTGCTGCTCTTATGTTATCAGATATTCCATGGGGTGGACCCATTGGAGTTGTGCGAATTGGGAGAATTTGTGGGCAGTTTATTGTTAATCCAACTATGGATGAGGTATTAACAAGAGCTTTTATTAGTTCTGGATATCGATTTAGGTATCACTTCTATCATTATTACAGGTAGCAAGTGCAGAGTTTGGCTCATTGTAATTGCCAAGTTACTCATCATTTCCTATATATGGTAATAAGTTAGTCAAAATAATTAGAAGTTAGTTATTAGACACTCACCATAAAGGTATCTCATTTCAGAGTTCTTGCATATGTATGGAATGTTTAGTTATGTAATTGTTAATTCAGTGTGTTATCTCCCTGGAAAGAAGATCATCAGGTTGAAAAACATTTGTCAGTAATGGAAAATGACTAAAGCGCTTATTGGAATGTTGGGTAGATAAAAAGAGGTATTGTAGGGGGGGAATAAAGCTGATCCTACAGTGGCCTGTGGTTACACAATTGTGTAATAGTAGTTTGTTTATCCATTCAGGTTTACACATACTgctatttttttcttagatTCTGGAGGACTGTCAGATATGCTATTATGGTATTTGGTGTTTGGTAAGATAGTGCTTTCAAGGTACTGATTAAGGGTTGTAAGAATACTTGGAATGCAACCCTTCTTGAGGGATCAAGACTGCTCTCAATGTTTTTATGCAGTGTCAATCTCCCCCCTCCTGGAATCTGGATTACTTTTTCTTAAGTTTACCCTCAAGATGATTTAGTGTGATGTTCCCTgatattttctttcctttccttgtcTGAGTTTGCTGAAGAATggttttatttctttcctaGTTTGTTATCATTTATTGGGTTCTGCTCTGGTCCCTTGCTATAATGTTAATGCCTCAAACTCACAACGTTAATTGTTGTTTTTTGAGCAAGAATGGTTGTTAATGAGTTTGTCTACCTATGTTGAAGTTGCTTTTAAGCTTTGTAAACCTGTGCAGATCTGCAGACAATGACCTTGCTATGTGAATTTTCCTTATCCTCTGATCAGTGCTTATTTGGTAATGCAGCTTAGTTTAAGTGATCTCAACTTGGTATATGCCTGTACAAGGGACAAAACCTTGATGATAGATGTTCAAGCTCGTGAAATCTCCGAAAAAGATTTAGAAGCTGGTTTAAGACTGGCTCATCCAGAAGTGAGTCACAAGACTTCTAACAAGTTTTCATTGTGTCTGTCAATTAAAGGAAGAGGCCATTAAGATGGGTTTATTGATTCAGGCTGTTAAATATCTTGAACCTCAAATCAGACTGGCTGCGAGAGCTGGCAAACAAAAGAAGGAATACAAATTGTCTATGGTCTCAGAACAAACTTTTGAAAAAGTCAGAAACCTGGCAGAAGAACCAATAGAAGCTATTTTTACTGATCCTTCCTATGGCAAGGTGAATACATTTcttctttattctattctttCACTCTAGATATGCTATGTGTATTTATATGTACAGATACACTAGAATTACCTCTTTTTATGTATTCTTGAGTTTCATgctttggaaattttgaataatatagTTTGAACGTGGAGAGGCTCTAGAGAAGATAGCACAAGATGTAAAAAACGCACTTGAAGAAGAATGTGATGAAGAAAGCTTAAAAGTTCTGCCAAAGGTTGTAGACACGGTCAGGAAAGAGGTGAGCTGTGCCTTGGGAAAGTGTAAGGAAATCTGTTTGGTTGATTTATATCATACATTTTCATGACTGTTTTAAATTcgtcttttttcttttattctccaaattattttaaattttttttccttttatttttctcctttAAGCTTGATTTGGACAAAGCTGtacaatgtttttttttttttggctttaaCAAAAGATTGGATCACATAATAAAGTATAACTAAGGCATTCGCTGTGATCTTGAGCAACCTATAAGTTTCTGACAAGGAACAGATGGGAAATTAAGGTTAACACCTCAAAAAACTGCTGCCAGGGGATTGCAAATCAGATGATTTTGTTACTTCACCCTTACATTTTTGCCTATCCTTGTTCTTAAACTTCTTGAAATTGACATTGCTCaagttgattaaaaaaatatcagGTTGTTCGCAAAAAGATTATTTCTGAAGGATCTAGAGTTGATGGGAGACATCTTGATGAAGTTAGGCCAATATACTGTGAAGCTGGCCATTTGCCTATATTGCATGGATCTGCTCTTTTTAACCGTGGAGATACTCAGGTTAAAAATACATCTCCGAATGTCTCTACATATaatatgtttcaattttacctTTCTTTTGACAGAGAGTTTATAGTTGATGTTTTCCTTCAGGTTCTGTGTACTGTCACACTTGGAGCACCTCAGGATGCACAACGCTTGGACTCCTTGGTTGGTCCCCCAACAAAGCGCTTCATGCTTCACTATAGTTTTCCACCATTTTGTATCAATGAAATCGGTAAACGAGCAGGCCTGAACAGACGTGAAGTAGGGCATGGTAAATCAATTTCCTTTATCTttataacatgtttttgtGCATGCATGTAAAAGAGTTCTTCTCATTTAGATAACTAAGGTTTGtgcttgtttcttttcttaccTTTTCCATAGGAACTCTTGCGGAGAAAGCTCTTCTTGCTGTGTTACCTCCTGAAGATTGTTTCCCATATACCGTTCGCATCAATTCCGAAGTCATGGCTTCAGATGGTTCAACGTCAATGGCAACTGTTTGTGGAGGTATCCTTTTCAACCTGCAGTAGGTCCTCTCATTCATTTGTAGATTAATGTTTCATCTGAATTGTATCTTCTTTATATGCTCAGGTTGACAGTTACATGTGTGGATAGATAAGTAAAATTTACTTCCTCTAAACTATAACACTAATCATGTTTTAGCATGATGGCATTTTCCTCATTCAGGCAGTTTGGCGTTGATGGATGCTGGCATTCCATTACGAGAACATGTTGCAGGTGTTTCAGTGGGTCTTGTTACTGATGTTGACCCTGCAACTGGTGAAATTAGGGACCATCGTATATTAACTGATATTTTGGTGAGATTTTCACTTGACCTATTCTAAATTATTGCTTATGCAACAATCTTTTGGtcacttttattttgttgaataCTAAAACCTTGAACAGATGTTAGAAACCAACACTTCtcattatttcaaaattagtaTGTGACGTCAATATTATGAAGTTGGTTGTTAGAGTTTATTAAAATAGTGATCTCTCTAGGGTCTGGAAGATCATCTGGGAGACATGGACTTCAAGATTGCTGGAACAAGGAATGGAGTTACAGCAATTCAATTGGATATAAAACCTGCTGGAATTCCGTTAGATATAATATGTGACTGTTTAGAGCCTGCCCGTAAAGGTCGCCTTCAAATCCTTGATCACATGGAGCGAGAGATTAGTGCACCTCGAACTCAAGATGATAGAAATTCTCCTCGACTAGGTTTAAATCCTTATATATTTTCACTTAACTAGTTCAGATACTCAGCGACAATTGATTTTCTGCTTTAACTGAAAATATATGCTCTCTGATGCAGTTACCCTGAAGT is drawn from Theobroma cacao cultivar B97-61/B2 chromosome 4, Criollo_cocoa_genome_V2, whole genome shotgun sequence and contains these coding sequences:
- the LOC18600802 gene encoding polyribonucleotide nucleotidyltransferase 2, mitochondrial gives rise to the protein MSSLAIKARAKANPLLTWRALRFRTICSGGLGFATSESDPPYPPVAGTKFLESFKEEFEIGSRVISLETGKIARFANGAVVLGMEETKVLSTIAAGKGDAVRDFLPLTVDYQEKQFAQGVIPNTFMRREGAPKERELLCGRLIDRPIRPLFPAGFYHEIQVMASVLSSDGKQDPDVMAANATSAALMLSDIPWGGPIGVVRIGRICGQFIVNPTMDELSLSDLNLVYACTRDKTLMIDVQAREISEKDLEAGLRLAHPEAVKYLEPQIRLAARAGKQKKEYKLSMVSEQTFEKVRNLAEEPIEAIFTDPSYGKFERGEALEKIAQDVKNALEEECDEESLKVLPKVVDTVRKEVVRKKIISEGSRVDGRHLDEVRPIYCEAGHLPILHGSALFNRGDTQVLCTVTLGAPQDAQRLDSLVGPPTKRFMLHYSFPPFCINEIGKRAGLNRREVGHGTLAEKALLAVLPPEDCFPYTVRINSEVMASDGSTSMATVCGGSLALMDAGIPLREHVAGVSVGLVTDVDPATGEIRDHRILTDILGLEDHLGDMDFKIAGTRNGVTAIQLDIKPAGIPLDIICDCLEPARKGRLQILDHMEREISAPRTQDDRNSPRLVTLKFTNDAIRKFIGPLGSVKRKIEEETGARISVGDGTITIVAKNQAVMEKVQDKVDFIVGREIEVGGIYKGIVTSVKEYGAFVEFNGGQQGLLHISELSHEPVSRVSDVVSVGQQISLMCIGQDVRGNIKLSRKATLPQPGSKTKIAVEGSAPVSKEAPNVWVSLENVSNGEQQTSTVEELPLRKNEDAEANPFASSAPAVVIRSAAECDEEEKSAGLSKTAKSAPKRMGILKRNNKLKTVQPSNNKPDSTLSSLLSNSLSLMGREKEFISEDEGENNLSNQKDKETDDKTPMTPQKLKLGTKVTAKVYQIRARGLVLDLGGGIRGMYRFEPNGEKDFNVGDELPVQCSSFTSKGIPVMSLVDEE